One window from the genome of Drosophila albomicans strain 15112-1751.03 chromosome 2L, ASM965048v2, whole genome shotgun sequence encodes:
- the LOC117563879 gene encoding sialin, protein MSNTEKRGFHRVRNMLSCRQVLNLLTMLGFMLNYALRVNLTIAIVDMVVPTETNTTASGNNTLTGNLTDTSSLASSNININNTSTDGVEVLEERFNWDEYQTNFVLGSFFWGYVLTELPGGRLAELIGGVRVFGHSMLWASLLTLVTPLAAHLNYVALIVVRVALGFMLGATWPAIHPVAAVWIPPMDRSKFMSNMMASSLGAAITMPVCGYLISVAGWASVFYLTGGIGLLWSLCWFSFVYETPATHPRISAEERREIEEAIGTSTSKKRPSYVPWSDLLCSPAVWAIIVTHGLSVFGFFTVINQLPTFMSKMLHFDIKKNGLFSSLPYLGKYVMAVASSYLADHLRHKGTLSTTATRKLFTSFALVTPGLLMTAQVFLGMDPTWSVTLFTLALFAHGAVTAGYLGNGLDIAPNFSGTIFGMANSLSSFGGFLSTWMVGVLTFHNQTFHQWQIVFAILATTYISAAVVFVLLGTGELQAWNNPPERKKIGDVAQEEGMPLKTEK, encoded by the exons ATGTCGAACACGGAGAAACGAGGTTTTCACAGAGTGCGAA ACATGCTCTCATGTCGCCAAGTACTCAATCTGCTGACCATGCTCGGCTTCATGCTGAACTATGCACTGAGAG TAAATCTGACAATTGCCATTGTGGACATGGTCGTGCCCACTGAAACAAACACAACTGCCAGTGGCAACAATACGCTGACGGGGAATCTCACGGACACCAGCAGCTtagccagcagcaacattaaCATCAACAACACATCCACCGATGGCGTGGAAGTGCTTGAGGAGCGCTTCAACTGGGATGAATATCAGACCAACTTTGTGCTGGGTTCCTTCTTCTGGGGCTATGTGCTCACCGAGTTGCCTGGCGGTCGTCTCGCTGAATTGATTGGTGGAGTTCGCGTCTTTGGACATTCCATGTTGTGGGCCAGCTTGCTGACATTGGTGACGCCGCTGGCGGCGCATCTCAACTATGTTGCATTGATTGTGGTCCGTGTGGCACTTGGCTTCATGTTGGGCGCCACCTGGCCGGCCATTCATCCCGTTGCCGCTGTCTGGATTCCACCAATGGATCGCTCCAAGTTCATGTCCAACATGATGG CTTCTTCGCTGGGTGCTGCCATCACAATGCCCGTTTGTGGCTATCTCATCTCGGTTGCCGGCTGGGCTAGTGTCTTTTATTTGACCGGTGGCATTGGACTGTTGTGGTCGCTGTGCTGGTTCTCGTTTGTCTATGAAACTCCAGCCACCCATCCACGCATTTCCGCCGAGGAGCGTCGTGAAATTGAGGAAGCCATTGGCACATCCACATCCAAGAAGCGTCCCAGCTATGTGCCTTGGTCTGACCTGCTCTGTTCGCCTGCCGTTTGGGCCATCATCGTCACACACGGTCTGTCGGTGTTTGGCTTCTTCACGGTCATCAATCAGCTGCCCACGTTCATGTCCAAGATGCTGCACTTTGACATCAAGAAG AATGGTTTGTTCTCGTCGTTGCCTTATCTGGGCAAGTATGTGATGGCTGTAGCTTCCTCCTATCTGGCCGATCATCTGCGTCACAAGGGCACTCTGAGCACCACAGCAACCCGCAAACTCTTCACCAGTTTCG cttTGGTTACGCCTGGTCTGCTGATGACTGCTCAAGTGTTTCTGGGCATGGATCCCACCTGGTCGGTGACGCTCTTCACGCTGGCCTTGTTCGCCCATGGCGCTGTCACTGCCGGCTATCTGGGCAATGGTCTGGACATTGCACCCAACTTCAGTGGCACCATCTTTGGCATGGCCAATTCGCTGTCCTCGTTTGGCGGCTTCTTGTCCACCTGGATGGTCGGTGTCTTGACCTTCCACAAC CAAACGTTCCATCAATGGCAGATTGTCTTCGCGATTCTGGCGACCACCTACATATCGGCTGCcgttgtctttgtgcttcTTGGCACCGGTGAACTGCAGGCGTGGAACAATCCGCCAGAGCGCAAGAAGATCGGCGATGTCGCACAGGAGGAGGGCATGCCTCTCAAGACTGAGAAGTAA